Proteins encoded by one window of Mercenaria mercenaria strain notata chromosome 4, MADL_Memer_1, whole genome shotgun sequence:
- the LOC123552609 gene encoding hepatic lectin-like: MVRLNICTYLSYVLRSRCLVKEDYIRLMDAMRDRIGHCLTLESLIRAWTGLTDQRDEGFWQWYGTNDHATFYDWGPGEPNNTDNEDCVAIRAMEAFDWNDYNCDRKFRLVCEK; encoded by the exons ATGGTAAGATTGAACATTTGTACCTATTTGTCATATGTTCTACGCAGCAGATGCCTCGTAAAGGAAGATTATATTCGTTTGATGGATGCCATGAGAGACAGAATAGGCCATTGTCTCACACTTGAATCCT TGATCCGTGCATGGACTGGTTTGACAGACCAGAGAGATGAAGGTTTTTGGCAATGGTATGGTACGAACGATCATGCGACTTTCTATGACTGGGGACCTGGAGAGCCAAATAATACAGATAATGAAGATTGTGTTGCCATTAGGGCTATGGAAGCATTCGACTGGAACGACTATAACTGCGATAGAAAATTCAGACTCGTATGcgagaaataa